The Pseudoalteromonas sp. UG3-2 genome contains a region encoding:
- a CDS encoding LysE family translocator, translating to MTEALFTIAFTTLVLLGSPGPAPLALAATGAAQGFKRGLPFLCGILAGLLVAIILAASGVATLLVEQPQISRGLKWAAAAYLLYVAYKIASNKSALDSKVQSLLRFYDGFLLNLLNPKAYAACIAIFASTTVPVTSNLTAILLAASVCYSVAVLVDVCWLALGGVMFKTITNVKTLSAIRLVFALSLVALVVLGLGFV from the coding sequence ATGACAGAAGCACTTTTTACTATTGCCTTCACTACCTTGGTACTGCTGGGGTCACCTGGCCCTGCGCCATTGGCTTTAGCTGCAACGGGCGCGGCCCAAGGGTTTAAACGTGGCTTGCCATTTTTATGCGGTATCTTAGCTGGGCTCCTAGTTGCAATAATACTGGCTGCCTCTGGTGTGGCCACCTTGCTGGTGGAGCAGCCGCAAATCAGTAGAGGATTAAAATGGGCTGCGGCAGCGTATCTGCTCTATGTTGCCTACAAAATTGCCAGTAATAAATCGGCACTGGACAGCAAAGTGCAGTCACTTCTGCGTTTTTATGACGGGTTTCTACTTAACTTGCTCAACCCCAAGGCCTATGCTGCCTGTATTGCAATATTTGCCAGCACTACTGTGCCTGTAACTTCAAACCTCACAGCCATCTTATTAGCGGCCAGTGTCTGTTACTCCGTAGCGGTATTGGTCGACGTGTGTTGGTTGGCTTTAGGAGGCGTGATGTTTAAAACCATAACCAATGTTAAGACGCTATCGGCGATACGACTCGTCTTTGCTTTGTCGTTAGTGGCACTTGTTGTGCTGGGGTTAGGGTTCGTTTGA
- the prpF gene encoding 2-methylaconitate cis-trans isomerase PrpF, translated as MSEFKPQLKIPATYMRGGTSKGVFFNLADLPEFAQVPGEARDALLLRVIGSPDPYGKHTDGMGGATSSTSKTVILSKSDSADHDVDYLFGQVAIDKPFIDWSGNCGNLTAAVGAFAISNGLVDADKVPDNGIAVVNIWQANIGKTIVAHVPMNNGEVQETGDFELDGVTFPAAEVVVEFMDPSDPDVDMFPSGNLVDTLTVPDEGTFEVTMISAGIPTLFFRADDLGYDGTELQEAINGDPAALARFEKIRAYGAVKMGLIEHIDEAKMRQHTPKIAFVSPPKAYTSSSGKAIGAETIDLNVRALSMGKLHHAMMGTAAVAIATAAAIPGTLVNEAAGGGNLTSVTFGHPSGTLKVGAEALQQSGRWQAKKAIMSRSARVLMEGQVRVPQA; from the coding sequence ATGAGTGAGTTTAAACCACAACTAAAAATTCCCGCCACCTACATGCGTGGCGGCACCTCCAAAGGGGTGTTTTTTAATCTGGCGGATTTACCGGAGTTTGCTCAAGTCCCTGGTGAAGCACGAGATGCATTGCTGCTGCGAGTTATAGGCAGTCCCGACCCGTATGGCAAACACACGGACGGTATGGGGGGAGCGACCTCGAGCACCAGTAAAACAGTTATTTTATCTAAAAGTGACAGCGCCGATCATGACGTCGATTACTTGTTTGGCCAAGTTGCCATTGATAAACCCTTTATTGATTGGAGCGGCAACTGCGGCAACCTCACTGCGGCTGTTGGCGCTTTCGCCATCAGTAACGGTTTGGTAGACGCCGATAAAGTGCCAGACAATGGCATTGCTGTGGTCAACATCTGGCAAGCCAACATTGGCAAAACCATTGTTGCCCATGTGCCCATGAACAATGGCGAAGTACAAGAAACCGGTGATTTTGAACTTGATGGGGTTACTTTTCCGGCCGCCGAGGTGGTGGTTGAGTTTATGGATCCAAGCGATCCTGATGTCGACATGTTCCCTTCGGGGAACTTGGTAGACACTCTCACTGTGCCCGATGAGGGCACTTTTGAGGTTACCATGATAAGTGCTGGGATCCCCACCTTATTTTTCCGAGCCGATGACTTAGGTTATGACGGTACGGAATTACAAGAGGCGATTAATGGCGATCCGGCAGCATTGGCGCGATTTGAAAAGATTCGTGCTTATGGCGCCGTTAAAATGGGCTTAATTGAGCATATTGATGAAGCCAAGATGCGGCAGCATACGCCAAAAATCGCGTTTGTGTCGCCGCCGAAGGCATACACCTCGTCGAGTGGCAAAGCCATTGGCGCTGAGACCATTGACTTGAATGTTCGCGCCTTGTCCATGGGTAAGCTGCACCATGCCATGATGGGGACCGCTGCTGTTGCCATTGCCACGGCGGCAGCGATTCCTGGCACCTTAGTGAATGAGGCTGCAGGTGGCGGCAATCTCACTAGCGTGACCTTTGGCCATCCCTCTGGTACCTTAAAAGTCGGCGCCGAAGCGCTGCAGCAGTCTGGTCGTTGGCAAGCTAAAAAGGCGATCATGAGCCGCAGTGCGCGGGTACTGATGGAAGGACAAGTCAGAGTACCACAAGCCTAG
- the acnD gene encoding Fe/S-dependent 2-methylisocitrate dehydratase AcnD, producing the protein MNTEFRKRLPDSELCYYDTKAAVEAIKPGSYETLPYTSRVLAENLVRRAEPEKLNDYLTQIIERRRDLDFPWFPARVVCHDILGQTALVDLAGLRDAIAEKGGDPAKVNPVVPTQLIVDHSLAVEHAGYEKDAFEKNRAIEDRRNDDRFHFINWTKTAFKNVDVIPPGNGILHQINLEKMSPVIQARDGVAFPDTLVGTDSHTPHVDALGVIAVGVGGLEAESVMLGRASYMRLPDIVGVEIVGKRQPGITATDIVLAITEFLRKERVVSSYLEFFGEGTKDLNLGDRATISNMTPEYGATAAMFYIDEQTIDYLKLTGRDDEQVKLVEQYAKHTGLWADSLEKVQYERVLKFDLSTVTRNIAGPSNPHRRVATSDLENQGIAREIAEPEDGLMPDGAVIIAAITSCTNTSNPRNVVAAGLLARNANKLGLTRKPWVKTSFAPGSKAVRSYMEEAQLLPELEALGFGVVAFACTTCNGMSGSLDPKIQQELIDRDLYSTAVLSGNRNFDGRIHPYAKQAFLASPPLVVAYAIAGTVRFDIENGVLGRDQQGNPVTLKDLWPSDEEIDAVIKESVKPEQFRAVYEPMFDLSVDYGEDNDPLYQWRPMSTYIRRPPYWEGALASERTMKGMRPLAILGDNITTDHLSPSNAIMADSAAGEYLAKMGLPEEDFNSYATHRGDHLTAQRATFANPKILNEMVVENGEVVQGSLARLEPEGKVMRMWETIETYMERKQPLIIVAGADYGQGSSRDWAAKGVRLAGVEVIVAEGFERIHRTNLIGMGVLPLEFEAGTTRKTLGLDGTETYDVEGEPAPGATLTLIVNRKNGERVEVPVICRLDTFEEVSIYSAGGVLQRFAQDFLEAEGV; encoded by the coding sequence ATGAATACTGAATTCCGCAAACGCCTACCTGATTCTGAGCTGTGTTATTACGACACCAAAGCCGCTGTAGAAGCAATTAAACCAGGTAGCTACGAAACCTTACCTTACACTTCACGTGTTTTAGCAGAAAACTTAGTGCGTCGCGCAGAGCCAGAAAAGCTCAACGACTACTTGACGCAAATTATTGAGCGTCGCCGCGATCTGGACTTTCCTTGGTTCCCAGCTCGGGTAGTGTGTCATGATATTTTAGGGCAAACAGCGTTGGTTGATTTAGCTGGCCTCCGCGATGCCATCGCTGAAAAAGGTGGCGATCCGGCAAAAGTGAACCCGGTAGTCCCTACCCAGTTAATTGTTGACCACAGTCTTGCTGTTGAACACGCCGGTTATGAAAAAGACGCGTTTGAGAAAAACCGGGCCATTGAAGACCGTCGTAATGATGACCGCTTCCACTTTATTAATTGGACCAAAACCGCCTTTAAAAATGTCGATGTTATCCCTCCGGGCAATGGCATTTTGCACCAAATTAACCTAGAAAAAATGTCTCCGGTGATTCAAGCCCGCGACGGTGTGGCGTTCCCAGACACATTGGTGGGCACCGATAGCCACACGCCGCACGTTGATGCCTTAGGTGTTATTGCGGTAGGCGTTGGCGGCCTCGAGGCCGAGAGCGTAATGCTCGGCCGAGCTTCCTACATGCGACTGCCGGATATTGTCGGAGTTGAAATTGTCGGTAAGCGTCAACCTGGGATCACCGCCACAGACATCGTATTGGCAATCACCGAGTTCTTGCGTAAAGAGCGAGTGGTATCAAGTTACCTAGAATTCTTTGGTGAAGGCACCAAGGACTTAAATTTAGGTGACCGAGCAACCATTTCCAATATGACGCCAGAATACGGCGCCACAGCGGCGATGTTCTACATTGATGAACAAACCATTGATTACTTAAAACTCACTGGCCGTGACGATGAGCAAGTGAAGTTGGTGGAACAATACGCTAAGCACACAGGGCTATGGGCAGACTCACTTGAAAAAGTGCAGTATGAGCGAGTATTAAAGTTCGATTTATCCACGGTTACTCGTAATATCGCTGGGCCATCTAACCCCCACCGTCGAGTGGCCACCAGCGATCTAGAAAACCAAGGTATTGCTAGAGAAATTGCAGAGCCGGAAGATGGCCTGATGCCAGATGGCGCGGTGATCATTGCCGCCATTACCAGTTGTACTAACACCAGTAACCCACGTAACGTGGTGGCTGCCGGTTTGCTTGCTCGTAACGCCAATAAGCTGGGTTTAACCCGCAAACCTTGGGTGAAAACCTCGTTTGCGCCAGGCTCAAAAGCGGTGCGTTCTTACATGGAAGAAGCACAATTACTGCCTGAATTAGAAGCCCTAGGTTTTGGTGTCGTGGCGTTCGCTTGTACTACTTGTAACGGCATGAGTGGTTCGCTTGACCCGAAAATTCAACAAGAGTTGATTGACCGTGACCTCTATTCAACTGCTGTGCTGTCTGGTAACCGTAACTTTGACGGTCGTATTCACCCGTACGCTAAACAAGCTTTCTTAGCATCACCGCCATTGGTAGTAGCTTATGCCATTGCCGGTACTGTGCGCTTTGATATTGAAAACGGCGTACTGGGCAGAGACCAACAAGGCAACCCAGTGACCTTAAAGGATCTGTGGCCAAGTGATGAAGAAATTGATGCGGTGATCAAAGAAAGCGTCAAGCCCGAACAGTTCCGCGCAGTGTACGAGCCCATGTTTGATTTAAGCGTAGATTATGGCGAAGACAATGATCCACTGTACCAGTGGCGTCCTATGAGTACCTATATTCGCCGTCCTCCTTATTGGGAAGGTGCCTTAGCGAGTGAGCGCACCATGAAAGGCATGCGCCCATTGGCTATTCTTGGAGATAACATCACCACCGATCACTTGTCACCATCGAATGCCATTATGGCAGACAGTGCTGCTGGTGAATACTTGGCGAAAATGGGCTTGCCTGAAGAAGACTTTAACTCTTACGCCACCCACCGAGGCGATCACTTAACGGCTCAGCGCGCGACCTTTGCTAACCCCAAAATTCTCAATGAAATGGTGGTCGAAAACGGCGAAGTGGTGCAGGGCTCTCTGGCACGTTTAGAGCCAGAAGGCAAAGTGATGCGGATGTGGGAAACCATCGAAACTTACATGGAGCGCAAACAGCCGCTAATTATTGTTGCCGGTGCCGACTATGGCCAAGGGTCATCTCGTGACTGGGCGGCCAAAGGGGTGCGTTTAGCTGGGGTTGAAGTGATTGTGGCGGAAGGGTTTGAGCGTATTCACCGTACTAACTTAATTGGTATGGGCGTGTTACCGCTGGAGTTTGAAGCGGGCACAACCCGTAAAACTCTCGGCTTAGATGGTACTGAAACCTATGATGTTGAAGGCGAACCGGCACCGGGTGCAACACTTACACTCATCGTTAACCGTAAAAATGGAGAACGTGTTGAAGTACCGGTTATCTGTCGCCTAGATACGTTCGAAGAAGTGTCTATTTACTCTGCAGGTGGTGTGTTACAGCGCTTTGCCCAAGACTTCTTGGAAGCAGAAGGCGTATAA
- the prpC gene encoding bifunctional 2-methylcitrate synthase/citrate synthase, which yields MAKVLSGAGLRGQVAGKTALSTVGKSGSGLTYRGYDVKDLAEHCQFEEVAYLILKGKLPNQAELDNYKSELKAMRGLPLALREVLERIPADAHPMDVLRTGCSMLGNLEGEESFEQQGKVTDRMLASFPSIICYWYRFSHDGVRIDVETDDESIGAHFLHLLHGKKPSELHERVMHVSLILYAEHEFNASTFTARVCASTLSDMHSCITGAIGSLRGPLHGGANEAAMEMIERFESADHAEQEMMGMLERKEKIMGFGHAIYADSDPRNEIIKKWSEKLAEDVGDTVLYPVSVRCEEVMWREKKLFCNADFFHASAYNFMNIPTKLFTPIFVMSRLTGWAAHVMEQRADNRIIRPSAEYTGEELRPVPAITER from the coding sequence ATGGCTAAAGTACTAAGTGGCGCAGGCCTTCGTGGTCAAGTAGCAGGTAAAACCGCATTATCAACAGTAGGTAAATCAGGCTCAGGTCTGACGTACCGCGGCTACGACGTCAAGGATCTGGCTGAACACTGTCAGTTTGAAGAAGTGGCTTACCTTATCTTAAAAGGTAAGTTGCCTAACCAAGCAGAGCTAGACAACTATAAAAGTGAATTAAAAGCAATGCGTGGTTTGCCATTAGCACTACGCGAAGTACTCGAGCGCATTCCAGCAGACGCGCACCCAATGGATGTATTACGTACCGGTTGTTCTATGCTAGGTAACCTTGAGGGCGAGGAAAGCTTTGAGCAACAAGGGAAAGTAACAGATCGCATGTTAGCCAGCTTCCCAAGTATTATTTGTTATTGGTATCGCTTTAGCCACGATGGCGTGCGCATTGATGTGGAAACGGACGACGAGTCTATTGGTGCTCACTTCCTACACTTGCTACACGGCAAAAAGCCAAGTGAACTGCATGAACGGGTAATGCATGTGTCTTTGATTCTATATGCTGAGCATGAGTTTAATGCGTCTACCTTCACTGCTCGTGTGTGTGCTTCTACGCTTTCTGATATGCATTCTTGTATTACCGGTGCCATTGGCTCGCTACGTGGCCCACTTCATGGTGGGGCTAACGAAGCCGCCATGGAAATGATTGAGCGGTTTGAGTCTGCTGATCATGCCGAGCAAGAAATGATGGGGATGCTAGAGCGAAAAGAGAAAATCATGGGCTTTGGTCACGCTATTTATGCCGATTCGGATCCGCGTAACGAAATCATCAAAAAGTGGTCAGAAAAGCTTGCCGAAGACGTGGGCGACACTGTGTTATATCCAGTATCAGTGCGCTGTGAAGAAGTTATGTGGCGTGAGAAAAAGCTATTCTGTAATGCCGACTTCTTCCATGCATCGGCTTATAACTTTATGAACATTCCAACCAAACTGTTTACTCCTATCTTTGTGATGTCACGCCTTACTGGCTGGGCTGCGCATGTGATGGAGCAACGTGCCGATAACCGTATTATCCGTCCGTCGGCTGAATACACAGGGGAAGAGTTACGTCCAGTACCAGCCATTACTGAACGTTAA
- the prpB gene encoding methylisocitrate lyase, with protein MSAGKKFREALKANQPLQIVGTINAYSAIMAKKIGHQAIYLSGGGVANASYGLPDLGMTSLNDVIADVDRITSACDLPLMVDIDTGWGGAFNIAKTIRDMEKAGAAAVHMEDQVAQKRCGHRPNKEIVSTAEMVDRIKAAVDARTDPDFFIMARTDSFAQEGLEAAIARAKAYVEAGADGIFAEAVQTEEHYRAFSEALDVPILANITEFGKTELWNKSELGEWGVDMVLYPLSAFRAMNKAAELVYQSILQNGDQKAVIDTMQTRMDLYDYLGYHEYEQKLDALFAEGKNK; from the coding sequence ATGAGCGCAGGAAAAAAATTTCGTGAGGCACTAAAAGCCAATCAACCATTACAAATAGTCGGCACTATTAACGCTTACAGCGCGATTATGGCCAAGAAAATTGGTCACCAAGCCATTTACTTATCGGGTGGCGGTGTTGCTAACGCTTCTTATGGCTTACCTGACTTAGGCATGACGTCGTTAAATGACGTGATTGCCGATGTCGATCGCATAACCTCAGCGTGTGATCTACCTTTAATGGTGGATATCGATACCGGTTGGGGTGGGGCATTTAATATTGCTAAAACCATCCGTGATATGGAAAAAGCCGGTGCTGCGGCGGTTCATATGGAAGACCAAGTGGCACAAAAGCGTTGTGGCCACCGCCCTAATAAAGAAATCGTATCCACAGCAGAAATGGTCGATCGCATTAAAGCAGCTGTCGATGCCCGCACCGATCCAGACTTTTTCATCATGGCCAGAACCGACTCCTTTGCGCAAGAGGGCTTGGAAGCCGCTATCGCTCGTGCTAAAGCCTATGTGGAAGCTGGTGCTGACGGCATTTTCGCAGAAGCGGTGCAAACCGAAGAACACTATCGTGCGTTCAGTGAAGCGCTCGATGTGCCAATTTTGGCTAATATTACTGAGTTTGGTAAAACCGAGCTTTGGAACAAAAGCGAGCTGGGTGAGTGGGGCGTAGATATGGTGCTGTATCCATTAAGTGCCTTCAGAGCCATGAACAAAGCAGCAGAGCTGGTATATCAATCAATTTTACAAAATGGCGACCAAAAAGCCGTGATCGATACCATGCAAACCCGCATGGACTTGTACGATTACCTTGGCTATCACGAGTATGAACAAAAGCTAGATGCCTTATTCGCCGAAGGCAAAAATAAGTAA
- a CDS encoding GntR family transcriptional regulator encodes MSFFDEQAVTSSDKAFFRLRKEIVEGEIAAGSKLSEMELSTKYEVSRAVVREAINRLESCHLVERKANVGARVVTLTPEGLLELYQIREALEGMAARLAAQHMSDGEVADLEQLLSSQFDEVKNQHSYYQEAGDLDFHYRIILGSKNASLISMLVNGLYHLVRMYRVQLGMAGPRVTTAFDEHKHIVRAISNRDPELAEILMRRHIQYSKNNIAAKLASNQSHF; translated from the coding sequence ATGAGCTTTTTTGACGAACAAGCCGTTACCTCCTCTGATAAAGCCTTCTTTCGACTACGCAAAGAGATAGTGGAAGGAGAGATCGCGGCAGGGTCTAAGCTCAGTGAAATGGAATTGTCGACAAAGTATGAGGTCAGTCGTGCCGTGGTGCGGGAGGCCATCAACCGTTTAGAGTCGTGCCATTTAGTCGAGCGCAAAGCCAATGTCGGTGCCAGAGTGGTTACTCTGACCCCTGAGGGGCTACTGGAGCTGTATCAGATCAGAGAAGCACTAGAAGGCATGGCGGCCAGGTTGGCGGCACAGCACATGAGCGACGGCGAAGTGGCGGATTTAGAGCAGCTGCTGTCGAGCCAGTTTGATGAGGTAAAGAACCAGCACTCGTATTACCAAGAAGCGGGTGATTTAGATTTTCATTACCGCATTATCTTAGGTAGCAAAAACGCCAGTTTGATATCGATGTTGGTGAACGGCCTTTATCACCTTGTGCGCATGTATCGAGTGCAATTAGGCATGGCAGGGCCCAGAGTTACTACCGCCTTTGATGAGCATAAACACATTGTGCGCGCCATCAGTAATCGCGACCCAGAGTTGGCCGAGATCCTAATGCGTCGACATATCCAATATTCTAAAAATAACATCGCAGCCAAGTTAGCAAGCAATCAATCACACTTTTAA
- a CDS encoding substrate-binding periplasmic protein translates to MRLFALIATIMALTLSPLSAKEYQVLVYHGANPPYYYLQQGKETGLFVDIFAELAQRTGHQFTFMPLSVARGSRFFDQGKVDIEPGINPLWRQDAEVPGIYSISYAFSREVILGRANSCPVNAAPEDFYGALVGKVRGYSYGDFDAHLSSSGIVVYENISEKELLAQLAYQRLDYIMIGDVTADFYIANQEAYRGFKECYEISRLPVHMRLQPKLTQLQQTMNKALRQMVNDGTVKAIYSKYRLSH, encoded by the coding sequence ATGAGACTATTTGCACTAATAGCCACCATCATGGCATTGACCCTTTCGCCGCTAAGTGCGAAAGAGTATCAAGTGTTGGTGTATCACGGTGCCAACCCTCCTTACTACTACTTGCAGCAAGGAAAAGAAACGGGATTATTTGTCGACATTTTTGCCGAACTGGCTCAACGCACAGGTCATCAGTTTACCTTTATGCCTTTGTCTGTCGCTCGAGGCAGCCGCTTCTTTGACCAGGGCAAAGTGGATATTGAACCTGGGATCAACCCGCTGTGGCGCCAAGATGCCGAAGTTCCCGGTATTTATTCAATTAGTTATGCATTCAGCCGAGAAGTGATTTTAGGGCGGGCCAACTCGTGCCCGGTGAATGCCGCCCCTGAAGATTTTTACGGTGCTTTGGTTGGTAAAGTCAGAGGTTACAGTTATGGCGATTTTGATGCTCATTTGAGTAGCAGTGGAATAGTTGTTTACGAAAATATCTCTGAAAAAGAACTACTAGCGCAACTGGCATACCAACGTCTCGACTATATTATGATTGGCGATGTGACCGCAGATTTTTACATTGCCAATCAAGAGGCTTACCGAGGTTTTAAGGAGTGCTATGAAATTAGTCGTTTACCTGTTCACATGCGCTTGCAGCCAAAACTTACGCAATTACAACAAACCATGAATAAAGCACTTAGACAAATGGTTAATGACGGAACCGTAAAAGCCATCTATTCTAAGTATAGGTTAAGCCATTGA
- a CDS encoding substrate-binding periplasmic protein, with protein sequence MHIFTELSPPNQTLHNNQVAGTSTALVKQILQRAKLTGEFTMYPWARAYNSTLKQPNGLIYSMAKTPEREDLFHWIGAVAVFHLGFVSNRYRSDIQIKSLADAKQYKVAVQRGDVAAGTLKALGFNFIETSDIQKSYELLVANRVDLVIDDPRYVTNMAEALNLPDEHFAFIYDIEQLTVKGYLAANKQLPEAVIVELRKAFEQVASTPEYKNVLEL encoded by the coding sequence TTGCACATATTCACCGAACTTTCACCGCCCAACCAAACCCTACACAACAACCAAGTAGCTGGGACCAGTACGGCATTAGTAAAGCAAATTTTACAGCGCGCTAAGCTGACTGGCGAATTCACTATGTACCCGTGGGCTCGGGCATATAACTCAACCTTAAAGCAGCCAAACGGACTGATTTACAGCATGGCGAAAACACCAGAAAGAGAGGATTTATTTCATTGGATTGGCGCTGTTGCCGTGTTTCACTTAGGTTTTGTGTCTAACCGCTACCGCTCAGACATTCAGATTAAAAGTTTAGCGGATGCCAAGCAATATAAGGTTGCAGTGCAGCGCGGTGACGTCGCTGCAGGCACGCTCAAAGCACTAGGCTTCAATTTTATAGAAACCAGTGATATTCAAAAATCTTATGAGTTGCTGGTGGCAAACCGCGTCGATTTAGTGATTGATGATCCGCGTTACGTCACCAATATGGCAGAGGCTCTTAACTTGCCAGATGAGCACTTTGCATTTATTTATGACATTGAGCAGCTCACGGTAAAAGGCTATTTGGCTGCTAATAAACAGCTACCCGAGGCCGTTATCGTAGAGCTTCGTAAAGCTTTTGAGCAAGTGGCAAGCACCCCTGAATATAAAAACGTGCTAGAGCTTTAA
- a CDS encoding fasciclin domain-containing protein: protein MNKIVTITMLSATLLLSACSDDDDHTVTPPTPPPVVEETSIYDAAKAAGSFNTLVAALEATGLDATLDDTGSSFTVFAPTDDAFALLGEDTINGLLADPDTLSNILTYHVIGSEVNAEAAIAAAGQTVETVNGANIALSLNSDSLLVNTATVTQTDITTDNGIIHVIDAVLMPPQEATGDMTIAEVAASAGNFDTLLQAAGVAGLSGALSGSDDLTVFAPTDAAFAALGQDTINTLLANPNVLGDILKQHIVSGKVDAVTAMSLNGQNAQTLLGNSLPITIDSETDQLKFAGVTVTQTDIAAANGIIHVIDAVIVDEVTVPESKGLIPAVAAQAGSFTTLLSLVTETGLDSVLADPTTQFTVFAPTDAAFAALGQETLTALAGDPDKLKDILLYHVIAGQSVMSDAAASVASSSENSVTMANQDSSVLSMVDSKLFINDAVIRSANVEADNGVIHVLDKVIMPPTEKVATENTIVDAAVAREDLSTLVSALQAADLVDTLANTEAQFTVFAPTNAAFNKIPSATLSGLLADSDALTQVLTQHVLPLEASSATAFSLNGKKATTVAGNQLDINVYDFAATSNTAADAIAYNSEQQRLVAGNGLEQAGRTLYVFDNDLTFAQSQCNDACAQTWPPVIATAEQIENIAGLSLMARADGSMQAAYLGRPLYTYSGDSQAGDAMGQGVNDVWWQVSLPTSGLQVEGSNVTQTDIYTVNGVIHLIDTVITAVD, encoded by the coding sequence GTGAACAAAATAGTAACAATAACCATGCTCAGCGCAACATTGTTATTAAGTGCTTGCTCTGATGACGACGACCACACAGTTACCCCACCTACGCCACCGCCAGTGGTTGAAGAAACGTCAATTTACGATGCGGCGAAAGCGGCTGGTAGCTTTAACACTCTGGTAGCAGCATTAGAAGCAACAGGCCTCGATGCTACCTTAGACGATACAGGTTCAAGCTTCACTGTATTTGCTCCAACAGATGACGCCTTTGCACTATTAGGCGAAGACACCATCAACGGTTTACTTGCCGACCCCGATACCTTAAGCAACATTTTGACTTACCATGTTATTGGTTCAGAAGTGAACGCAGAAGCAGCCATTGCTGCTGCAGGGCAAACCGTTGAAACCGTCAATGGCGCAAACATCGCTTTATCTCTCAATAGTGATTCGCTGTTGGTGAATACCGCAACCGTTACGCAAACCGATATCACCACTGACAATGGCATCATTCACGTTATTGACGCGGTGCTCATGCCACCACAAGAGGCCACTGGTGATATGACTATTGCCGAGGTGGCTGCATCTGCCGGTAACTTTGATACCTTGTTACAAGCGGCTGGAGTGGCAGGGTTAAGCGGCGCTTTGTCGGGAAGTGATGATTTGACTGTCTTTGCACCAACCGATGCTGCTTTTGCAGCGCTTGGTCAAGACACCATCAATACCTTGCTTGCTAACCCCAATGTCCTCGGCGACATCCTTAAGCAACACATTGTCAGTGGCAAAGTGGATGCCGTTACCGCGATGTCATTAAATGGTCAAAATGCGCAAACATTGTTAGGAAATTCGTTACCTATCACTATTGACTCGGAAACAGATCAGCTAAAATTTGCTGGCGTCACCGTAACACAAACTGACATTGCTGCGGCAAACGGCATTATTCATGTGATTGATGCGGTGATTGTTGATGAGGTGACTGTGCCTGAGTCTAAAGGGTTAATTCCGGCCGTGGCGGCGCAAGCTGGCAGCTTTACCACCTTACTAAGCCTAGTCACTGAAACCGGTTTAGATTCGGTGTTGGCCGATCCGACCACGCAGTTTACCGTATTTGCGCCTACAGATGCAGCGTTTGCGGCGTTAGGCCAAGAAACCCTAACCGCCTTGGCAGGCGACCCCGACAAGCTAAAAGATATCTTACTTTATCATGTGATTGCAGGCCAAAGCGTGATGTCTGATGCGGCCGCGAGTGTCGCCAGTTCAAGCGAAAATTCCGTCACCATGGCTAATCAGGATAGCAGTGTACTGAGCATGGTCGATAGTAAATTGTTCATTAACGATGCCGTGATCCGCAGCGCTAATGTTGAAGCTGATAATGGGGTGATCCATGTGCTAGACAAGGTTATCATGCCGCCCACTGAGAAAGTGGCTACTGAAAACACCATCGTTGATGCTGCCGTGGCTAGAGAAGACTTATCGACTTTAGTAAGTGCGCTGCAAGCCGCCGATTTAGTTGATACCCTAGCCAATACCGAGGCACAGTTCACTGTGTTTGCTCCCACGAACGCTGCGTTTAACAAGATCCCCTCTGCAACCTTGTCAGGGCTCCTTGCTGACAGCGACGCCTTAACGCAAGTATTAACACAACATGTGTTGCCACTAGAGGCAAGCAGTGCCACCGCATTTTCCTTAAATGGTAAAAAAGCCACAACGGTGGCTGGTAATCAGTTAGATATAAACGTCTATGACTTTGCCGCAACCAGCAATACCGCTGCAGATGCCATTGCTTATAACAGCGAACAGCAACGTCTAGTTGCCGGGAATGGTTTAGAGCAAGCGGGCCGTACGCTGTATGTGTTTGATAACGACTTAACCTTTGCTCAAAGCCAATGTAATGATGCCTGTGCACAAACGTGGCCGCCAGTCATCGCCACTGCAGAGCAAATTGAAAATATCGCCGGTCTGTCTTTAATGGCGCGTGCCGATGGCAGCATGCAGGCCGCTTATCTTGGCAGACCTTTATACACTTACAGTGGTGACAGCCAAGCGGGTGATGCCATGGGACAGGGGGTCAACGACGTCTGGTGGCAAGTGAGCTTACCAACTTCAGGTTTGCAAGTGGAAGGCAGTAATGTCACCCAAACAGACATTTACACTGTAAATGGCGTGATCCACTTAATTGATACCGTGATCACTGCGGTAGATTAA